CATTCATTAAGCGCACGAGCGTCGTTTTTCCAGAGCCGTTTGGACCAAGCAGACCGACTATACTCCCCTTCTCGATCGAGAAGGAAACTCCATTTAATACGTTCTGTGTGTTGTAGCTCTTATTGATGTCACGAACTTCGATGTAAGATGAATTCAAAATATCGCTCCTTCTTCTATTTATTATCAAGACATATACGGCATCTAGTGTCCGTTATACTTTGGATTTCCTTATCTTCACTTGATAAGCTGCAATCAAGAAAAAGAAGATAATGCACATCAAACAAAGGATTGCCGCGCCTAAGGCAGCCGTAGGTTCACCGCTTGTCTGCAGCCACTGCGTCGAAATTTGCGGTAAAGAACCTGGGCTGTAGGTCGTAAACCGTGGCAACCATTGTGAAGCCATGGACAGCAGTATTGCCGCCCCTAAGCTGACGAAGGCAATGCCTGCTGCAGGATTCATTAGAGAACTCATAAGCAGCGTAAGCGATCCGGTAAACCAGAGCCACAGCAAATAGAGAAGGCCTGCTCTTAAGGCTGCCGCGGTATCAACGCTTCCGATGATCTGCACGGTATAATACCAGGCCCCCGCGTAGCCTAGCACGAAAGACGCGGTGAAGAGAGACAGCATGCTTGCCCACTTGGCCGCTGTATAGGATAAGTAAGACACCGGCTTCGCAAATATCAACTGCGAGACGCCGCTTTGGCGCTCTCCTGAACTCAGGGTCATGATGGACAACACCAGAATCATGAGACCGACTGAGTTGTATTGACTAAGCGTCTGCCCCATCACTTCCGTCCCAGAAGGAAGCTCGATGGTGATCGTCATGCCTTTGGGCATATTGCCCGCTGATTCCAATATCACCGGCATAAAACGCGTCACCAATGGCTGCATGATCCCCAGCATCAAAAACACGAGCGGCACCCACAGCCATTTATAGCTGCGTCTCATCTCCAGCATTTCTTTACGAAAAAACAAGAAGAACTGCCTCATGATTGCACCACCTTCATAAACAAGTCTTCGAGTGTGCTGTGGCCTGCTTCAAGCGAACGAATCATGATGCAGTGAGATACAGCGTCAGTCATGAGTGCAAGGGAAGCTTGCTCCACGTTCGCCACCCTCATCTTCGCACGTCCTCCAGAAATCTCGGAATGGATGACAAAATCCTTGCTGCAGACAGCGGTTAACCAGGACCGCGATGCCTCGTCTCCACCCACCTCCAGACTGATCACTGGCTCGCTGTAAGTTTGGCGGACATGGTCAAGACTTCCTTGGAGGGCAATATCGCCACTCCGAATCATGAGAATTTCATCACAAACCTCTTCAACGTCATGCAGCACATGCGTGGAG
This sequence is a window from Paenibacillus urinalis. Protein-coding genes within it:
- a CDS encoding ABC transporter permease, producing the protein MRQFFLFFRKEMLEMRRSYKWLWVPLVFLMLGIMQPLVTRFMPVILESAGNMPKGMTITIELPSGTEVMGQTLSQYNSVGLMILVLSIMTLSSGERQSGVSQLIFAKPVSYLSYTAAKWASMLSLFTASFVLGYAGAWYYTVQIIGSVDTAAALRAGLLYLLWLWFTGSLTLLMSSLMNPAAGIAFVSLGAAILLSMASQWLPRFTTYSPGSLPQISTQWLQTSGEPTAALGAAILCLMCIIFFFLIAAYQVKIRKSKV